A DNA window from Hypomesus transpacificus isolate Combined female chromosome 24, fHypTra1, whole genome shotgun sequence contains the following coding sequences:
- the pomt1 gene encoding protein O-mannosyl-transferase 1 isoform X2, translated as MWSPIKLPLVIKAEINLILVLVTALGLWTRLHGIQFPKAVVFDEVYYGQFVSLYMKQVFFIDESGPPLGHMILALGAYLGGFDGNFIWKGIGAEYSSNVPVWSLRLLPALAGSLCVPLGYLLVVELGFSHLAALAAAFLLLLENSLIVQSRFMLLESVLTFFLLLAFFSYLRFHNTHQSSPSSLAWLMLAGGSCAGAVGVKYMGLFSYLLLLGVASVHTWKLIGERTLSHGAVLAQAVLRFACLVLLPALLYLGIFFVHLSLLHRSGPHDQMMSSAFQASLEGGLSRITQGQPLEVAYGSQVTLRSLSSKPIPCWLHSHKANYPVRYESGRGSSHQQQVTCYPFKDVNNWWILKDPGRQELVVSTPPRPVRHGDIIQLLHGMTSRFLNTHDVAAPVSPHAQEVSGYIDFNVSMPAQNLWRVDITNREAEREVWKTILSEVRLVHVNTSAVLKLSGSALPDWGFRQLEVVGDKINKGYQSNGGWNVEEHRYGTSEEQKERELELHSPTHIDTNRDITFMAKFLELQWKMLTVKQEETEHKYSSSPLEWITMDTNIVYWLHSSSNAQIHLVGNLVNCSLANLSLGVYIVLLLSYLLRRRRRIEDIPADAWERLVQAGVVCAGGWAVNYLPFLLMEKTLFLYHYLPALTFLILLVPVVVEHLHTHLLSPSQQRALHVLTVAGLCSVFLSYRTFSPLTYGQPELDAEQLVALRWRDSWDILLHKRKHGPS; from the exons ATGTGGTCGCCCATCAAGCTACCACTTGTGATCAAAGCAGAGATCAACCTGATCTTGGTGCTCGTGACAGCTCTTGGACTCTGGACCAGACTCCATGGAATACAATTCCCTAAAGCTGTCGT GTTCGACGAGGTATACTATGGTCAGTTTGTGTCTCTGTACATGAAGCAGGTCTTCTTTATAGATGAGAGCGGACCCCCTCTTGGACACATGATCCTAGCTttgggag CATACTTGGGAGGGTTTGATGGGAACTTTATCTGGAAAGGGATCGGAGCAG AGTATTCCAGTAATGTACCGGTGTGGAGCTTGCGTCTACTGCCAGCGCTAGCAGGCTCcctgtgtgttcctctgggCTACCTGCTGGTCGTAGAGCTGGGCTTCTCTCACCTGGCTGCACTTGCTGCTGCCTTTCTCCTGCTACTGG AGAACTCGTTGATCGTACAGTCTCGCTTCATGCTGCTGGAGTCAGTGCTCACCTTTTtcctgctcctggcattctttTCCTACCTTCGCTTCCACAACACCCATCAAAG TTCTCCATCCTCACTAGCATGGCTGATGCTGGCTGGAGGCTCCTGTGCTGGTGCGGTGGG AGTGAAGTACATGGGTCTGTTCTCCTACCTGCTGCTTCTGGGCGTGGCTTCAGTGCATACCTGGAAGCTGATTGGAGAACGAACACTGAGCCAT ggggcagtgttggCGCAGGCTGTGCTCAGGTTCGcgtgcctggtgctgcttcctGCTCTGCTTTACCTGGGCATCTTCTTCGTccacctcagcctcctccaccgcAGCGGGCCGCACGACCAGATGATGAGCAGCGCCTTCCAGGCCAGCCTCGAG GGGGGTTTGTCCAGGATCACACAGGGCCAGCCTCTGGAGGTGGCCTATGGGTCTCAGGTGACCCTCCGCAGCTTGTCCAGTAAACCAATCCCCTGCTGGCTACACTCCCACAAGGCCAACTACCCAGTCAG GTATGAGAGTGGGCGTGGCAGCTCCCATCAGCAGCAGGTCACATGCTACCCCTTTAAAGATGTCAACAACTGGTGGATCCTCAAAGACCCTGGCAG ACAGGAACTCGTTGTGAGCACCCCTCCCCGCCCTGTTCGCCATGGCGATATCATACAGCTGCTTCACGGGATGACATCACGCTTCCTGAACAC CCATGACGTCGCTGCTCCTGTGAGTCCTCACGCCCAGGAAGTGTCAGGATACATCGACTTCAACGTTTCCATGCCTGCGCAGAACCTGTGGAGAGTG gacATCACCAACAGGGAGGCAGAGCGAGAGGTGTGGAAGACCATCCTGTCTGAAGTCCGATTGGTTCACGTCAACACCTCTGCCGTGCTGAAG CTAAGTGGCTCTGCGTTGCCAGACTGGGGCTTCAGGCAGCTGGAGGTGGTTGGAGACAAGATCAACAAAGGCTACCAGTCCAACGGGGGCTGGAACGTGGAGGAGCATCGCTATGGCACCA gtgaggaacagaaggagagagagttggagctTCACTCCCCAACACACATTGACACCAACCGTGACATCACCTTCATGGCTAAGTTCTTGGAGCTACAG TGGAAGATGCTGACGGTGAAACAGGAAGAGACTGAGCACAAATACAGCTCCTCCCCTCTGGAGTGGATTACCATGGATACCAACATAGTGTACTGGCTGCATTCTTCCAGCAAC GCTCAGATCCACCTGGTTGGTAACCTGGTGAACTGTTCGCTGGCTAACCTGTCTCTGGGGGTGTACAtcgtcctcctcctgtcctaccTGCTGAGGAGGCGCCGGAGGATCGAGGACATCCCTGCAG ATGCCTGGGAGAGACTGGTGCAGGCTGGAGTGGTGTGTGCCGGCGGCTGGGCTGTCAACTACCTGCCTTTCTTATTGATGGAGAAGACCCTGTTCCTGTACCATTACCTACCTGCGCTCACCTTCCTCATTCTGCTCGTACCTGTGGTGGTggaacacctgcacacacacctgctgag tCCTTCGCAGCAGAGAGCCCTCCACGTGCTGACGGTGGCAGGGCTctgctctgtctttctgtcctaTCGGACCTTTAGCCCGCTCACCTACGGCCAACCAGAGCTCGACGCCGAGCAGCTGGTCGCCCTGCGATGGAGGGACAGCTGGGATATCCTGCTACATAAACGAAAACACGGGCCGTCGTAA
- the pomt1 gene encoding protein O-mannosyl-transferase 1 isoform X1, translated as MWSPIKLPLVIKAEINLILVLVTALGLWTRLHGIQFPKAVVFDEVYYGQFVSLYMKQVFFIDESGPPLGHMILALGAYLGGFDGNFIWKGIGAEYSSNVPVWSLRLLPALAGSLCVPLGYLLVVELGFSHLAALAAAFLLLLENSLIVQSRFMLLESVLTFFLLLAFFSYLRFHNTHQSSPSSLAWLMLAGGSCAGAVGVKYMGLFSYLLLLGVASVHTWKLIGERTLSHGAVLAQAVLRFACLVLLPALLYLGIFFVHLSLLHRSGPHDQMMSSAFQASLEGGLSRITQGQPLEVAYGSQVTLRSLSSKPIPCWLHSHKANYPVRYESGRGSSHQQQVTCYPFKDVNNWWILKDPGRQELVVSTPPRPVRHGDIIQLLHGMTSRFLNTHDVAAPVSPHAQEVSGYIDFNVSMPAQNLWRVDITNREAEREVWKTILSEVRLVHVNTSAVLKLSGSALPDWGFRQLEVVGDKINKGYQSNGGWNVEEHRYGTSEEQKERELELHSPTHIDTNRDITFMAKFLELQWKMLTVKQEETEHKYSSSPLEWITMDTNIVYWLHSSSNAQIHLVGNLVNCSLANLSLGVYIVLLLSYLLRRRRRIEDIPADAWERLVQAGVVCAGGWAVNYLPFLLMEKTLFLYHYLPALTFLILLVPVVVEHLHTHLLSSPSQQRALHVLTVAGLCSVFLSYRTFSPLTYGQPELDAEQLVALRWRDSWDILLHKRKHGPS; from the exons ATGTGGTCGCCCATCAAGCTACCACTTGTGATCAAAGCAGAGATCAACCTGATCTTGGTGCTCGTGACAGCTCTTGGACTCTGGACCAGACTCCATGGAATACAATTCCCTAAAGCTGTCGT GTTCGACGAGGTATACTATGGTCAGTTTGTGTCTCTGTACATGAAGCAGGTCTTCTTTATAGATGAGAGCGGACCCCCTCTTGGACACATGATCCTAGCTttgggag CATACTTGGGAGGGTTTGATGGGAACTTTATCTGGAAAGGGATCGGAGCAG AGTATTCCAGTAATGTACCGGTGTGGAGCTTGCGTCTACTGCCAGCGCTAGCAGGCTCcctgtgtgttcctctgggCTACCTGCTGGTCGTAGAGCTGGGCTTCTCTCACCTGGCTGCACTTGCTGCTGCCTTTCTCCTGCTACTGG AGAACTCGTTGATCGTACAGTCTCGCTTCATGCTGCTGGAGTCAGTGCTCACCTTTTtcctgctcctggcattctttTCCTACCTTCGCTTCCACAACACCCATCAAAG TTCTCCATCCTCACTAGCATGGCTGATGCTGGCTGGAGGCTCCTGTGCTGGTGCGGTGGG AGTGAAGTACATGGGTCTGTTCTCCTACCTGCTGCTTCTGGGCGTGGCTTCAGTGCATACCTGGAAGCTGATTGGAGAACGAACACTGAGCCAT ggggcagtgttggCGCAGGCTGTGCTCAGGTTCGcgtgcctggtgctgcttcctGCTCTGCTTTACCTGGGCATCTTCTTCGTccacctcagcctcctccaccgcAGCGGGCCGCACGACCAGATGATGAGCAGCGCCTTCCAGGCCAGCCTCGAG GGGGGTTTGTCCAGGATCACACAGGGCCAGCCTCTGGAGGTGGCCTATGGGTCTCAGGTGACCCTCCGCAGCTTGTCCAGTAAACCAATCCCCTGCTGGCTACACTCCCACAAGGCCAACTACCCAGTCAG GTATGAGAGTGGGCGTGGCAGCTCCCATCAGCAGCAGGTCACATGCTACCCCTTTAAAGATGTCAACAACTGGTGGATCCTCAAAGACCCTGGCAG ACAGGAACTCGTTGTGAGCACCCCTCCCCGCCCTGTTCGCCATGGCGATATCATACAGCTGCTTCACGGGATGACATCACGCTTCCTGAACAC CCATGACGTCGCTGCTCCTGTGAGTCCTCACGCCCAGGAAGTGTCAGGATACATCGACTTCAACGTTTCCATGCCTGCGCAGAACCTGTGGAGAGTG gacATCACCAACAGGGAGGCAGAGCGAGAGGTGTGGAAGACCATCCTGTCTGAAGTCCGATTGGTTCACGTCAACACCTCTGCCGTGCTGAAG CTAAGTGGCTCTGCGTTGCCAGACTGGGGCTTCAGGCAGCTGGAGGTGGTTGGAGACAAGATCAACAAAGGCTACCAGTCCAACGGGGGCTGGAACGTGGAGGAGCATCGCTATGGCACCA gtgaggaacagaaggagagagagttggagctTCACTCCCCAACACACATTGACACCAACCGTGACATCACCTTCATGGCTAAGTTCTTGGAGCTACAG TGGAAGATGCTGACGGTGAAACAGGAAGAGACTGAGCACAAATACAGCTCCTCCCCTCTGGAGTGGATTACCATGGATACCAACATAGTGTACTGGCTGCATTCTTCCAGCAAC GCTCAGATCCACCTGGTTGGTAACCTGGTGAACTGTTCGCTGGCTAACCTGTCTCTGGGGGTGTACAtcgtcctcctcctgtcctaccTGCTGAGGAGGCGCCGGAGGATCGAGGACATCCCTGCAG ATGCCTGGGAGAGACTGGTGCAGGCTGGAGTGGTGTGTGCCGGCGGCTGGGCTGTCAACTACCTGCCTTTCTTATTGATGGAGAAGACCCTGTTCCTGTACCATTACCTACCTGCGCTCACCTTCCTCATTCTGCTCGTACCTGTGGTGGTggaacacctgcacacacacctgctgag cagtCCTTCGCAGCAGAGAGCCCTCCACGTGCTGACGGTGGCAGGGCTctgctctgtctttctgtcctaTCGGACCTTTAGCCCGCTCACCTACGGCCAACCAGAGCTCGACGCCGAGCAGCTGGTCGCCCTGCGATGGAGGGACAGCTGGGATATCCTGCTACATAAACGAAAACACGGGCCGTCGTAA
- the rapgef1a gene encoding rap guanine nucleotide exchange factor 1 — protein MSGKLETKHDAQRSHLSSFTMKLKHKFHSPKLKRSPSKSVRQTPEEYTRSVVPKSENKRQSQLEVQEKEVVSALRYFKIIVDKMAVDSRLLGMLPGSASKVLEAVLQLFQTEPTMQQRPAVSCLLGPVYQSLADLIHWSDQVLLNGANQDDKDSTVTTVIKAVLDGVKELVKMTMETEEDASQTPPVRLASPSPSQASAPAPSQASAPAPSQTSAPAPSQASAPTPSQASALGGEEMRNRMEAWTLAHVQPAEPQPRPQPQPLPSLSRGDAPPKPPISSGNATENSPPVLPPKRRSSVPRLLPSSTLLPSSRIAVVAPMRRTTLPPPNSILNIQECEEKCVSDCREETVEWRAEGVLDQAFPRGSWWWDRGAGDSQERLNRLSGPSLTGSEDTNSDQYDPDYDFLLEDLSNQDTLPPLGGSLSPVAEATNHEPSSSSCPPALPEKKRRSHAPQSPVSQSPAPSERCLSVYDNVSCEDDCPTPPFPLFLPMFRSMDQDDLPPNSPPPLPEKKTRHILQYMQFVEDYCEPQPSMFYHSNQSKSSYHLRNQRFQEACQLTDTLPAPSLPPKQRQQDDSSAPEDCQEMPSSESLQTDTSDPDLTEDCSLSNQEKESLSLVDHSQIKSLLTLKQEDDDGPDVRAGPGDILLVHATETDQQDIVMYYEAFLTTYRTFITPEDLVKKLHYRYSRFCHSTDASRKVASRNSFCVLARVVDELCGVELSEELLRFLLELVFRLLIGGELNRARLLRSNILNKVEKRRRLNSTLCLCPLAARGVAARPGTLHDFRSHEIAEQLTLLDAKLFYKIEIPEVLLWAKEQNEERSPNLTLFTEHFNNMSYWVRSLIMLQEKAQEREKLLLKFIKVMKHLRKLNNFNSYLAILSALDSAPLRRLEWQKQTSESLEEYSSLIDSSSSFRAYRTALAEVQPEHPCIPYLGLILQDLTFVHLGNPDLVEGKVNFSKRWQQFHILDSMRCFQQNHYSLRQNEDIVSFFNDFNDHLAEEALWELSQKIKPRNATRRTEPQERT, from the exons ATGTCGGGGAAGCTCGAGACTAAACACG ATGCTCAACGCTCTCACCTGTCTTCCTTCACTATGAAGCTGAAGCACAAATTCCACTCTCCTAAACTCAAACGGAGTCCTTCTAAGAGTGTCCGCCAAACTCCCGAAGAATACACCCGCAGTGTCGTCCCGAAATCTGAAAACAAG CGTCAGAGTCAGTTAGAGGtccaggagaaggaggtggtcaGTGCCCTTCGGTATTTCAAAATCATCGTGGATAAGATGGCTGTGGACAGCAGACTTCTAGGGATGCTTCCAGGTTCTGCCAGCAAGGTTCTGGAGGCCGTTCTACAGCTGTTCCAGACGGAACCCACCATGCAGCAGCG CCCTGCAGTTTCCTGTCTCCTGGGTCCTGTCTACCAGAGTCTGGCTGACCTCATCCACTGGTCTGACCAGGTCCTTCTGAACGGAGCCAACCAGGACGATAAAGATTCCACCGTCACCACAGTGATCAAAGCAGTGCTGGATGGTGTGAAG GAGCTGGTGAAGATGAccatggagacagaggaagacgcTTCTCAGACACCCCCTGTCAGACTCGCATCACCTTCCCCATCtcaagcctcagccccagccccatctcaagcctcagccccagccccatctcaaacctcagcc ccagccccatctcaagcctcagccccaaccccaTCTCAAGCCTCAGCCCtgggtggagaggagatgaggaacagGATGGAGGCCTGGACTTTAGCCCACGTCCAGCCTGCtgagccccagccccggccccagccccagcctctccccagtctGAGCAGGGGGGACGCCCCCCCTAAGCCCCCCATCTCCAGTGGGAACGCAACAGAAAACAG tcctccagtcctcccaccTAAGAGACGATCATCGGTCCccagactcctcccctcctccaccctcctcccctcctccaggatcGCTGTGGTGGCCCCCATGAGGAGAACCActctcccaccccccaacaGCATCCTGAATAtacag gagtgtGAGGAGAAGTGTGTGTCAGACTGCAGGGAGGAGACTGTGGAGTGGAGAGCGGAGGGTGTGCTGGATCAGGCGTTCCCAAGAGGGAGCTGGTGGTGggacagaggagcaggagacTCCCAGGAGAGGCTCAACAGACTCAGTGGACCCAGTTTAACTGGCTCAGAAG acaCCAACAGTGACCAGTATGATCCGGACTATGATTTCCTGCTAGAggatctgtccaatcaggacaccctccctcccctaggGGGCAGTCTCAGCCCTGTGGCCGAGGCCACCAACCACgagccctcctcatcctcctgccctccagccctgccAGAGAAGAAGCGCAGAAGCCACGCCCCCCAGAGCCCTGTCTCCCAGAGCCCCGCCCCTTCAGAGCGTTGTCTCTCCGTTTACGACAACGTCAGCTGTGAGGACGACTGTCCGACTCCACCGTTCCCGCTCTTCCTCCCCATGTTTCGCAGCATGGACCAGGATGATCTCCCCCCCAATAGCCCGCCTCCTctaccagagaagaagacccgTCACA tATTGCAGTACATGCAGTTTGTGGAAGACTACTGTGAGCCTCAGCCCTCGATGTTCTACCACAGCAACCAGAGCAAGAGCTCCTACCACCTGAGGAACCAACGTTTCCAGGAGGCCTGCCAGCTCACGGACACCCTCCCCGCGCCCTCGCTGCCCCCCAAACAGAGACAGCAG GATGACAGCAGTGCTCCGGAGGACTGTCAGGAGATGCCTAGCTCAGAGAGTCTTCAGACAGACACAAGCGACCCGGACCTGACAGAAGACTG TAGTCTCAGCaaccaggagaaggagagttTGTCCCTGGTCGACCACTCACAGATCAAGTCCCTGCTCACCCTAAAACAGGAG gaCGATGATGGCCCAGATGTGCGGGCAGGTCCTGGTGACATCCTATTGGTCCATGCCACAGAGACAGACCAGCAAG ATATAGTGATGTACTACGAAGCCTTCTTGACCACCTACAGAACCTTCATCACCCCCGAGGACCTGGTTAAGAAGCTGCACTACAG GTACAGCCGGTTTTGCCACAGCACGGACGCCAGCAGGAAGGTGGCGAGCCGGAACAGCTTCTGTGTCCTGGCCCGCGTGGTCGATGAGCTCTG tggaGTGGAGCTGTCAGAGGAGCTTCTGCGCTTCCTGTTGGAGCTGGTGTTCCGACTGCTTATTGGTGGAGAGCTCAATCGGGCCCGTCTCCTCCGATCTAACATCCTGAACaaggtggagaagaggaggaggctgaaCTCCACCCTCTGCCTTTGCCCGTTGGCCGCACGCGGTGTAGccgccag GCCAGGGACGCTGCATGATTTCCGAAGCCATGAGATAGCTGAGCAGCTTACGCTCCTGGATGCTAAGCTCTTCTACAAGATCGAG attccTGAGGTGCTGCTCTGGGCCAAAGAGCAGAATGAGGAGCGTAGTCCAAACCTGACACTGTTCACCGAACACTTCAACAACATGTCCTACTG GGTGCGTTCCTTGATCATGCTGCAGGAGAAGGCgcaggaaagagagaagctTCTCCTCAAATTCATCAAAGTCATGAAA CACTTAAGAAAACTGAATAACTTTAACTCCTACTTGGCAATCTTATCAGCACTGGACTCCGCCCCTCTACGGAGACTGGAGTGGCAAAAGCAAACgtctgag agCTTGGAAGAATACAGCTCCCTGATAGACAGCTCCTCTTCCTTCAGAGCGTACAGAACAGCACTGGCTGAAGTTCAACCTGAACACCCCTGCATACCTTACTT GGGCCTGATCTTGCAGGACCTGACGTTTGTCCACCTGGGGAACCCGGACTTGGTGGAGGGTAAGGTCAACTTCTCCAAACGCTGGCAGCAGTTCCACATCCTGGATAGCATGAGGTGCTTCCAGCAAAA tcATTACAGTCTCAGACAAAACGAGGACATTGTCTCCTTCTTCAACGACTTCAACGACCACCTGGCGGAGGAGGCCCTGTGGGAGCTGTCTCAGAAGATCAAGCCTCGCAACGCCACGCGGCGCACAGAGCCACAGGAACGGACTTAG
- the med27 gene encoding mediator of RNA polymerase II transcription subunit 27: protein MADVMNVGVNLEAFSQAINAIQALRSSVTRVFDSLKDGMKNKETLEGREKVFTTEFQDNLQSVNRDLNELERLSTLVGRPSESHPLHNSGLLSLDPVQDKTPLYSQLLQAYKWSNKLQYHAGLASSLLNQQSLKRSANQMGASAKRRPKVQPSTLVLSPQYVDDVISRIRRMFPDMPIELFRPNGTSAVLLVTLGKVLKAILVMRSLFIDRTIVRGFNENIYSDDGKLDIWSKSNYQVFQKVTDHATTALLHYQLPQMPDVVVRSFMTWLRSYIKLFQSPCQRCGRFLQDGLPPTWRDFRTLEAFHDTCRQ, encoded by the exons ATGGCGGACGTAATGAATGTTGGTGTCAATTTAGAAGCATTTTCTCAGGCTATCAATGCTATTCAGGCACTTCGTTCAAGTGTAACAAGGGTGTTTGATTCTCTTAAAGATGGAatgaaaaataaagaaacaCTTGAAGGCCGGGAAAAGGTTTTCACAACCGAATTTCAAGACAATCTGCAGTCAGTGAATCGCGATCTAAA TGAGTTGGAGCGTTTAAGTACTCTGGTTGGACGTCCGTCAGAAAGCCACCCTCTCCACAACAGTGGTCTGTTGAGTCTGGATCCAGTTCAGGACAAGACTCCTCTTTACAGTCAGCTACTGCAGGCATACAAATGGTCCAACAAA TTGCAATACCATGCTGGGCTCGCCTCCAGTTTGCTCAACCAGCAGTCACTCAAACGCTCAGCCAATCAGATGGGAGCATCAGCCAAAAGAAGACCCAAGGTCCAGCCCAGTACGCTGGTCCTGTCCCCGCA GTATGTGGATGATGTCATCTCTAGGATCAGGCGCATGTTCCCTGACATGCCCATAGAACTGTTCCGACCCAACGGAACCTCAGCTGTGCTGCTG gtcaCGCTAGGGAAGGTCCTAAAGGCCATCTTGGTGATGAGGAGTCTGTTCATCGACCGCACCATCGTCCGAGGCTTCAACGAGAACATCTACTCTGATGACggcaag ctggATATCTGGTCCAAGTCCAACTACCAGGTGTTTCAGAAG GTGACGGACCACGCCACTACAGCTCTGCTGCACTACCAGCTCCCACAGATGCCTGATGTGGTGGTACGCTCCTTCAtg acgtGGTTGAGGAGCTACATCAAGTTGTTTCAGAGTCCGTGTCAGCGATGTGGACGCTTCCTCCAGGACGGCCTCCCTCCCACCTGGAGAGACTTCCGCACCCTCGAGGCCTTCCACGATACCTGCcggcagtaa